Proteins encoded by one window of Glycine soja cultivar W05 chromosome 15, ASM419377v2, whole genome shotgun sequence:
- the LOC114386852 gene encoding WAT1-related protein At1g68170-like, whose protein sequence is MDMCNVVHALKPVMLMVLVQVANAWVNVLYKLALNDGMNLSVIVAYRYVFATAFIAPLAFILERKTRTKMTWRILFQAFLCGLIGGVLPQNLNMEAIALTSVTFTTAISNLIPAITFIISLSFGLERLNLKTKGGKAKIIGTITGISGAMILTFIKGPEVKMLSFHVNLFNHQNGHVVHSHASSGLMTIFGALASVASNVSYAMWLIIQAKMSERYPCPYSSTALMSLMGALLSISFAFCVERDLSQWRLDWNVRLLTVAYAGIVVSGVMVAVISWCVRTRGPLFVSVFSPLMLVVVAFAGSTILDEKLYLGSFIGSMLIICGLYAVLWGKSKEMKKNQSVPPESIHKSDTVEIMVKSRVEDKSNNKSNTLVNSVNATADNKDSWENRCENNVTHIHCCKEREEEVTSQNGSRT, encoded by the exons ATGGATATGTGTAACGTAGTGCATGCATTAAAACCAGTTATGCTAATGGTGCTGGTGCAGGTTGCAAATGCTTGGGTCAATGTTCTCTACAAGCTCGCGCTTAACGATGGCATGAACTTGAGTGTCATTGTTGCTTACCGTTATGTTTTTGCAACTGCTTTCATTGCTCCACTTGCTTTCATTCTTGAAAG GAAGACGAGGACAAAGATGACTTGGAGGATACTGTTTCAGGCATTTCTTTGCGGCTTAATTGG TGGAGTATTGCCTCAAAACTTAAACATGGAAGCGATTGCTTTAACTTCAGTAACGTTTACAACCGCCATATCCAACCTCATTCCAGCCATCACTTTTATCATATCCCTCTCCTTCGG ATTGGagagattaaatttaaaaacaaaaggagggaaagcaaagataattGGAACGATAACTGGAATTAGTGGGGCAATGATACTGACATTTATTAAAGGCCCAGAAGTTAAGATGTTGTCTTTCCATGTAAACCTTTTCAACCACCAAAACGGCCATGTCGTACATTCACACGCTTCTTCAGGCCTTATGACCATATTTGGTGCTCTCGCCTCTGTCGCAAGCAACGTCTCTTATGCCATGTGGCTTATCATTCAG GCAAAGATGAGTGAAAGATACCCGTGTCCTTATTCGAGCACAGCGTTGATGTCCCTAATGGGGGCACTCTTATccatttcatttgctttttgtGTTGAAAGGGATTTGAGTCAGTGGAGGTTGGATTGGAATGTCAGACTATTGACTGTGGCTTATGCG GGTATAGTAGTTTCTGGAGTGATGGTAGCCGTGATTTCGTGGTGTGTACGCACGAGAGGTCCACTGTTTGTCTCCGTTTTTAGCCCTCTAATGCTTGTCGTTGTGGCCTTTGCTGGATCCACTATTTTGGACGAGAAACTATACCTTGGaag CTTTATTGGATCAATGTTAATTATTTGCGGATTATACGCGGTTCTTTGGGGTAAGAGCAAAGAGATGAAGAAGAATCAATCTGTTCCGCCAGAAAGCATCCATAAATCTGACACAGTTGAAATAATGGTCAAATCTCGCGTAGAAGATAAAAGCAACAATAAGAGCAATACCCTCGTTAATTCTGTAAATGCGACTGCGGATAATAAAGATTCATGGGAAAATAGATGTGAAAACAATGTAACACATATACACTGCTGCAAGGAGCGAGAAGAAGAAGTAACATCTCAGAATGGCTCACGTACCTAA